A genome region from Fusarium musae strain F31 chromosome 5, whole genome shotgun sequence includes the following:
- a CDS encoding hypothetical protein (EggNog:ENOG41), with amino-acid sequence MPGRTETSLSIGIIGSGLGGLSAAIALRRAGHQVTLYERYDFGGEVGASLSVASNGSRFLEEWDVDIPAAKPVILRNLIRHNYSTGEVEGTYPLGDYRERFGTDYNNFHRIDLHNHLKDTALSQSGKGRPAELKTWHKASKLDTETGHITFENGNEATHDAIICADGIRSVMREQLGVIPNFVPSTSCCYRCIIYADKLRELGLEEYINNEAIEFWGGDTKTKIVLSACSDNNVVSCYCFYPAEKNDTKEDGWNISTTGDVLASTFPGLDPKLIKLFLNAEDIKMWRLYNHDPYPYWTKGRCTLLGDAAHPMMPDQSQGACMAIEDAGALGILFSEKYSDLSVEKRLKLYEAERKPRATRLQEASKRARENLNERIGWSSKNTKPGMLTIDEVCAYDMHAHIAGLVSDAQVSP; translated from the coding sequence ATGCCTGGACGAACAGAAACGTCTCTCTCAATAGGCATCATCGGCTCCGGTCTTGGTGGTCTCTCCGCCGCCATCGCCCTCCGACGAGCCGGCCACCAAGTCACGCTCTATGAGCGTTACGACTTTGGTGGTGAAGTTGGTGCATCTCTCTCAGTCGCTTCCAACGGCTCTCGCTTCCTGGAAGAATGGGACGTTGACATTCCCGCTGCCAAGCCAGTCATTTTGCGCAACCTCATCCGCCATAACTATTCTactggagaagttgagggcACATACCCTTTGGGAGACTATCGCGAACGCTTCGGCACAGACTACAACAACTTTCATCGAATCGATTTGCATAATCACCTCAAGGACACTGCTTTGTCGCAAAGTGGCAAAGGTCGACCTGCCGAGTTGAAGACGTGGCACAAGGCATCCAAACTTGACACTGAGACTGGCCATATTACTTTTGAGAATGGCAATGAGGCTACACATGATGCCATCATTTGTGCAGACGGTATCCGAAGCGTGATGCGTGAGCAACTTGGCGTCATCCCAAACTTCGTTCCCAGCACATCTTGCTGCTATCGCTGCATCATATACGCCGACAAGCTACGTGAGCTTGGCCTAGAGGAGTACATCAACAACGAAGCCATCGAGTTTTGGGGCGGCGACACAAAGACCAAGATCGTGCTGTCAGCATGCAGCGATAACAACGTTGTGTCATGCTACTGCTTTTATCcagctgagaagaatgacACCAAGGAAGATGGATGGAACATCTCCACCACTGGCGACGTCCTTGCTTCTACCTTCCCAGGGCTAGaccccaagctcatcaagctgTTCCTCAACGCTGAAGACATCAAGATGTGGCGCCTTTACAACCACGATCCATATCCCTACTGGACCAAAGGCCGATGCACACTGCTCGGCGATGCTGCGCATCCCATGATGCCAGATCAAAGTCAGGGTGCTTGCATGGCAATAGAAGATGCAGGTGCTTTAGGTATTTTGTTCTCCGAGAAGTACTCAGACTTGAGTGTTGAAAAGCGTCTCAAGTTGTATGAGGCGGAGCGAAAGCCACGCGCTACAAGGTTGCAAGAAGCGAGCAAGCGTGCGAGGGAGAACCTGAATGAGAGGATTGGGTGGTCGAGCAAGAATACGAAGCcggggatgttgacgattgaTGAGGTCTGTGCTTATGATATGCATGCACACATCGCTGGGTTAGTCAGTGATGCTCAAGTCTCGCCATAG
- a CDS encoding hypothetical protein (EggNog:ENOG41), which produces MTPTDNEKIPDIMRPPSVTKGSVQDVISETSLKPITRKVDYHLVPLMLVCYFLQFLDKVLINYANIMGLSENLHFTGNDFSWMATAFFIGFAVAEFPQGVLIQKFPVSKVLGLNVVLWGIVICCSSAAHNFPGMTAARTLLGMFEAVISPALIMITSQWYTRRQATPRTGIWYCGLGIGQTVGGLISYAAQHGSRTSSFQSWRIMFVSVGAFNVIVGLLVLFWMPSSIKDAKFLTEQEQVMLQEALDADQGGKSAKVFRRAGIWDALKDIQVWLLFLNTILIVIPSGIITTFSATLIRGFGYDPKQAALLNMPAGVVSVSATLLSTFAILYGFPRWLGLCLLMVPTLIGAGLMSFYSSSQAGSLAGIYLINFDVAPLALIYALVGANVQGYTKKVTTNAIVAVGFSIANIIGPQTFQAKDAPKFLPAKITVFCVCGGSVVVTILTRILYGLRNRKGRVSQDVGQSGEVDPDTMTDRNNPNFFYVY; this is translated from the coding sequence ATGACTCCCACCGACAACGAGAAAATCCCAGACATCATGCGTCCTCCCTCTGTCACCAAAGGCTCAGTCCAAGATGTCATCAGCGAAACATCTCTGAAGCCCATCACCCGCAAAGTCGACTACCATCTCGTTCCTCTCATGCTGGTCTGCTATTTCCTCCAATTCCTCGACAAAGTCCTCATCAACTATGCCAACATCATGGGTCTCTCCGAGAACCTCCATTTCACAGGAAATGATTTCTCCTGGATGGCTACCGCTTTCTTCATCGGTTTCGCCGTTGCGGAATTTCCTCAGGGTGTCTTGATCCAGAAGTTTCCTGTTAGCAAGGTTCTTGGCCTCAACGTTGTTCTCTGGGGTATCGTTATCTGCTGCTCGTCTGCCGCGCACAACTTCCCTGGTATGACAGCTGCGAGAACTCTTCTTGGCATGTTCGAAGCCGTTATCTCACCTGCTCTTATCATGATCACTTCGCAGTGGTACACCAGAAGACAAGCAACCCCAAGGACTGGTATCTGGTACTGCGGTCTTGGCATCGGCCAGACTGTTGGTGGACTGATCTCGTATGCTGCTCAGCACGGTAGCCGAACCAGCAGCTTCCAGAGCTGGCGCATCATGTTTGTTTCCGTTGGCGCCTTCAATGTTATCGTTGGtctccttgttctcttcTGGATGCCTTCTAGCATCAAGGACGCCAAGTTCCTTACAGAGCAGGAGCAGGTCATGCTTCAAGAAGCCCTTGATGCTGATCAGGGAGGGAAAAGCGCCAAGGTCTTCCGCCGCGCTGGTATTTGGGATGCTCTCAAGGACATTCAAGTCTGGTTGCTTTTCCTCAATACTATTCTCATTGTTATCCCATCAGGCATCATCACAACATTCTCTGCTACTCTGATCCGCGGTTTCGGTTATGACCCCAAGCAGGCCGCCCTTCTCAACATGCCTGCTGGTGTTGTATCAGTGTCCGCTACCTTGCTCAGCACCTTTGCCATCCTCTACGGGTTCCCACGATGGTTGGGTCTTTGCCTTCTCATGGTCCCAACTCTGATTGGTGCAGGACTAATGTCCTTCTACTCCAGCAGTCAAGCAGGCTCACTCGCCGGAATCTACTTGATTAACTTCGACGTTGCACCTCTTGCACTGATCTATGCTCTTGTCGGAGCCAATGTTCAAGGGTACACTAAGAAGGTCACTACGAATGCCATCGTTGCTGTTGGCTTTTCCATTGCCAACATCATTGGACCACAGACCTTCCAAGCCAAAGATGCGCCAAAGTTCCTCCCAGCAAAGATCACCGTTTTCTGTGTTTGTGGCGGGTCGGTTGTTGTCACCATTCTGACTAGAATTCTTTATGGCCTTCGAAACAGAAAGGGAAGGGTTTCACAGGATGTTGGGCAGAGTGGAGAGGTTGATCCGGATACTATGACGGATAGGAACAACCCTAACTTCTTCTACGTTTACTAA